The sequence CTGGACAGCGTCCGGCTGCGCCAGGACGGGCCCGACCGGGTGCGGATCGAAGGGGTGAGGGGGGAGGCGCCCCCGCCGTCCCTCAAGGTGGGGCTCAACAGACTCGGGGGCTTTCGCAACGAGGTCGTCTTCGTGCTCACCGGGCTCGACATCGAGGCCAAGGCGGAACTCGTCAAGGACCAGCTGGCGAGGGAGCTCGCGAAGTCGCCGCCCGCCGACGTCCGCTGGGAACTGGTCCGCACCGACCGCCCCGACGCCGACAGCGAGGAGACCGCGAGCGCCCTGCTGCGTCTCGTCGTACGGGATCCCGACCAGAAGGCCGTCGGGCGGGCGCTCAGCGGGGCGGCCATCGAGCTGGCGCTCGCCAGCTACCCCGGCTTCCATGTGCTCGCCCCGCCCGGCAAGGGCGACCCCTACGGGATCTTCGAGGACGCCTACGTGCCCCAGGGGGAGGTGCCCCACACGGCCGTCCTCCCCGACGGACGGCCCGTAAGGGTCCCCCCGCCCCCGCGGACGCGCCCCCTGGAGGAGACCCCGCCCCCGGAACTGCCCGACCCGCTCCCGCCCGGCCCCACCCGCCGCGCCCCCCTCGGCCTCGTCGCCGGTGCCCGCAGCGGGGACAAGGGCGGGAACGCCAACGTGGGGGTGTGGGCCCGTACCGACGAGGCATGGCGGTGGCTCGCGCACGAGCTGACGGCGGACCGGTTCCGGGAGCTGATCCCCGAGAGCCGCGACCTGCCCGTCACCCGCCACCTGCTCCCCGGGCTGCGCGCCCTGAACTTCGTCGTCACCGGCATCCTCGGCGCCGGCGTCGCCTCCCGGCACCGCTTCGACCCGCAGGCCAAGGCCCTCGGCGAATGGCTGCGCTCCCGCCACCTGGACATCCCGGAGGCCTTGCTGTGACCGTCCTCGACACGGCCCTGGACACCCACCACCCCGACTACACGGCCCACCGCGCGGCCATGCTCGGCAAACTCGCCGAGCTGGACGGCGAACACGCCAGGGCGCTCGCGGGCGGCGGCGAGAAGTACGTCCAACGGCACCGCGATCGCGGCAAGTTGCTCGCCCGTGAACGCATCGAGCTGCTCCTCGACCCGGACACCCCGTTCCTGGAGCTGTCCCCGCTCGCCGCCTGGGGCAGCGAGTACGCCGTCGGCGCCTCGCTCGTCACCGGCATCGGCGTGGTCGCGGGTGTGGAGTGCCTGATCACCGCCAACGACCCGACCGTGCGCGGCGGCGCCAGCAACCCCTGGAGCCTGAAGAAGGCCCTGCGCGCCAACGACATCGCGCTCGCCAACCGGCTGCCCTGCGTCAGCCTGGTGGAGTCGGGCGGCGCCGATCTGCCCTCGCAGAAGGAGATCTTCATCCCCGGCGGCGCCATCTTCCGTGATCTCACCCGGCTTTCGGCCGCCGGGATCCCGACCGTGGCCGTCGTCTTCGGCAACTCCACGGCGGGCGGCGCCTACGTCCCCGGCATGTCCGACCACGTGATCATGGTCAAGGAACGGGCCAAGGTGTTCCTCGGCGGGCCGCCGCTGGTGAAGATGGCCACCGGCGAGGAGAGCGACGACGAGTCCCTGGGCGGCGCCGAGATGCACGCCCGCGTCTCCGGGCTCGCCGACCACTTCGCCGTGGACGAGCGTGACGCCCTGCGCCAGGCCCGCAGGGTGGTCGGGCGCCTCAACCACCGCAAGGCGCACGCCGACCCGGGTCCGGCCGAACCGCCCAAGTACGACCCGGAGGAGCTGCTGGGCATCGTCCCCGGCGACCTCAAGATCCCCTTCGATCCGCGCGAGGTCGTCGCCCGGATCGTGGACGGCTCCGACTTCGACGAGTTCAAGCCGCTGTACGGCACCAGCCTGGTGACCGGCTGGGCCGCCCTGCACGGCTACCCCGTCGGCATCCTCGCCAACGCCCAAGGGGTGCTGTTCAGCGCGGAGTCGCAGAAGGCCGCCCAGTTCATCCAGCTCGCCAACCAGCGCGACATCCCGCTGCTCTTCCTGCACAACACCACCGGCTACATGGTCGGGCGGGAGTACGAGCAGGGCGGGATCATCAAGCACGGCGCGATGATGATCAACGCGGTGTCCAACTCCCGGGTCCCGCACCTCTCCGTCCTCATGGGCGCCTCCTACGGCGCCGGCCACTACGGCATGTGCGGCCGCGCCTACGACCCCCGCTTCCTGTTCGCCTGGCCCAGCGCCAAGTCCGCCGTCATGGGCCCGCAGCAGCTCGCGGGGGTGCTGTCGATCGTCGCCCGGCAGTCGGCGGCGGCGAAGGGCCGGCCGTACGACGAGGACGCGGACGCCGCCCTGCGCGCCATGGTGGAGCAGCAGATCGAGTCCGAGTCGCTGCCGATGTTCCTGTCCGGGCGGCTCTACGACGACGGCGTCATCGACCCGCGCGACACCCGTACCGTCCTCGGCCTGTGCCTCTCCGCGATCCACACCGCCCCCTACGAGGGCGCGCGCGGCGGCTTCGGCGTCTTCCGGATGTGAGGCCCATGATCCAGACACTGCTGGTCGCCAACCGCGGCGAGATCGCCTGCCGTATCTTCCGCACCTGCTCCGACCTGGGCATCCGTACGGTCGCCGTGTACTCGGACGCCGATGAGCACGCCCTGCACACCCGCCGGGCGGACGCGGCGGTACGGCTGCCGGGGGCGGCACCCGCCGACACCTATCTGCGCGGCGACCTGATCGTCAAGGCCGCCCTCGCCGCCGGCGCGGACGCCGTGCACCCCGGTTACGGCTTCCTCTCCGAGAACCCGGACTTCGCCCGCGAGGTCCTGGACGCCGGTCTGACCTGGATCGGGCCGTCCCCCGAGGCCATCGAGGCGATGGCGTCCAAGACGCGCGCCAAGCGGCTGATGGGCCTCGAACCCCTGGGGGAGGTCACCCAGGGGGACCTGCCGGTGCTGGTGAAGGCGGCGGCCGGCGGCGGGGGGCGCGGGATGCGGATCGTGCGCCGCCTGGACGAGCTCCGGGGCGCCCTGGAAGGGGCGCGCGCCGAGGCGGCGAGCGCCTTCGGGGACGGCGAGGTGTTCGTGGAGCCGTACCTGGAGAACGGCCGCCACATCGAGGTGCAGATCCTCGCCGACACCCATGGCACCGTCTGGCCGCTCGGCACCCGCGACTGCTCCCTCCAGCGCCGCCACCAGAAGGTGGTCGAGGAGGCCCCGGCGCCCGGTCTGCCCGAACGCCTCGCGCAGGAGCTGCGGACACTGGCGGTACGGGCCGCGCGCGCCGTCTCCTACGTCGGCGCGGGCACCGTCGAGTTCCTGGTCGCCGACGGCCGCGCGCACTTCCTGGAGATGAACACCCGCCTCCAGGTCGAACACCCGGTGACCGAGGCGGTGTTCGGGCTCGACCTGGTCGCCGAGCAGATCCGGGTCGCCGAGGGCCACGCCCTGGAGAAGGACCCGCCGAGCCCGCGCGGCCACGCGATCGAGGTCCGCCTCTACGCCGAGGACCCGGCCCGCGACTGGGCCCCGCAGACCGGTACCCTGCACCGGCTCGCCGTACCGCCGGGTGTCCGCCTCGACACCGGCTACGGCGACGGTGACCCCATCGGCGTCCACTACGACCCGATGCTCGCCAAGCTCGTCGCCCACGCCCCGACCCGCGCGGAGGCGGTCCGGCGGCTCGCGGGCGCCCTGGAATCGGCGGTGCTGCACGGCCCCGCCACCAACCGCGACCTGCTCGTCCGCTCCCTGCGAAACGAGGAGTTCACCTCCGGCCGCATGGACACCGGCTTCTACGACCGCCACCTCGCCGCCCTCACGACGCCCGCCCCCGACCCCCTCGCCCCGCTCGCCGCCGCCCTCGCCGACGCCCACGGCCGCTCCCGCTTCGGCGGCTGGCGCAATGTGCCGTCCCAGGACCAGGCCAAGCGGTACGAGGTGGCGGGGGAGGAGACCGAGGTCCGCTACCGGCACACCCGCGAGGGCCTGGCGGCGGACGGGGTACGGGTCGTACGCGCCGACGCGGGCACGGTCGTACTCGAAGCGGACGGCGTACGGCGGGCGTTCGCGGTCGCGCGGTACGGCGACGAGGTGTACGTCGGCGCCGAGCGGCTGATCGCGTTGCCCCGCTTCCCCGATCCCACGGCCCAGCTCGCCCCGGGCTCTCTGGTGGCGCCGATGCCCGGCACGGTCGTACGTGTCGCCGAGGGCCTGACAGAGGGCGCGACGGTCATCGCCGGACAGCCCCTGATCTGGCTGGAGGCGATGAAGATGCAGCACCAGATCTCGGCGCCCGCCGCAGGAACCCTGACCGCCCTCCACGCCGAGCCGGGACAACAGGTGGAGCCCGGCCTGTTGCTGGCGGTGGTACGGCCGGCCTGAGGGGCGCGGGGAACCGCGCGAGTGACCACACACAACCCGCACCCGGAGGAATCGCATGACCACCCTCATCGAATCCGAAGAGCACAAGGCACTCCGGTCCGCCGTGTCCGCCCTCGGCAACCGCTATGGCCGCGACTACCTCACCCGCACCCTCGCCGAGGGCAAACCCCTCACCGAACTCTGGTCCGAGGCC is a genomic window of Streptomyces sp. WP-1 containing:
- a CDS encoding acyclic terpene utilization AtuA family protein, with translation MNPLRIGNFSGFYGDRSAALREMLTGGELDVLTGDYLAELTMLILARDRLKDPGAGYARTFPRQLEDCLGLVRERGVRIVTNAGGLNPAGLAAHIRESAGRLGIPLRVAHVEGDDLAAGHPGTLAARAYLGGFGIAECLRAGADIVVTGRVTDAALVTGPAAAHFGWQPGEFDKLAGAVVAGHVLECGTQATGGNYAFFQEGDVRRPGFPLAEIHADGGSVITKHPGTGGFVDVGTVTAQLLYETGGARYAGPDVTARLDSVRLRQDGPDRVRIEGVRGEAPPPSLKVGLNRLGGFRNEVVFVLTGLDIEAKAELVKDQLARELAKSPPADVRWELVRTDRPDADSEETASALLRLVVRDPDQKAVGRALSGAAIELALASYPGFHVLAPPGKGDPYGIFEDAYVPQGEVPHTAVLPDGRPVRVPPPPRTRPLEETPPPELPDPLPPGPTRRAPLGLVAGARSGDKGGNANVGVWARTDEAWRWLAHELTADRFRELIPESRDLPVTRHLLPGLRALNFVVTGILGAGVASRHRFDPQAKALGEWLRSRHLDIPEALL
- a CDS encoding acyl-CoA carboxylase subunit beta, whose amino-acid sequence is MTVLDTALDTHHPDYTAHRAAMLGKLAELDGEHARALAGGGEKYVQRHRDRGKLLARERIELLLDPDTPFLELSPLAAWGSEYAVGASLVTGIGVVAGVECLITANDPTVRGGASNPWSLKKALRANDIALANRLPCVSLVESGGADLPSQKEIFIPGGAIFRDLTRLSAAGIPTVAVVFGNSTAGGAYVPGMSDHVIMVKERAKVFLGGPPLVKMATGEESDDESLGGAEMHARVSGLADHFAVDERDALRQARRVVGRLNHRKAHADPGPAEPPKYDPEELLGIVPGDLKIPFDPREVVARIVDGSDFDEFKPLYGTSLVTGWAALHGYPVGILANAQGVLFSAESQKAAQFIQLANQRDIPLLFLHNTTGYMVGREYEQGGIIKHGAMMINAVSNSRVPHLSVLMGASYGAGHYGMCGRAYDPRFLFAWPSAKSAVMGPQQLAGVLSIVARQSAAAKGRPYDEDADAALRAMVEQQIESESLPMFLSGRLYDDGVIDPRDTRTVLGLCLSAIHTAPYEGARGGFGVFRM
- a CDS encoding biotin carboxylase N-terminal domain-containing protein, encoding MIQTLLVANRGEIACRIFRTCSDLGIRTVAVYSDADEHALHTRRADAAVRLPGAAPADTYLRGDLIVKAALAAGADAVHPGYGFLSENPDFAREVLDAGLTWIGPSPEAIEAMASKTRAKRLMGLEPLGEVTQGDLPVLVKAAAGGGGRGMRIVRRLDELRGALEGARAEAASAFGDGEVFVEPYLENGRHIEVQILADTHGTVWPLGTRDCSLQRRHQKVVEEAPAPGLPERLAQELRTLAVRAARAVSYVGAGTVEFLVADGRAHFLEMNTRLQVEHPVTEAVFGLDLVAEQIRVAEGHALEKDPPSPRGHAIEVRLYAEDPARDWAPQTGTLHRLAVPPGVRLDTGYGDGDPIGVHYDPMLAKLVAHAPTRAEAVRRLAGALESAVLHGPATNRDLLVRSLRNEEFTSGRMDTGFYDRHLAALTTPAPDPLAPLAAALADAHGRSRFGGWRNVPSQDQAKRYEVAGEETEVRYRHTREGLAADGVRVVRADAGTVVLEADGVRRAFAVARYGDEVYVGAERLIALPRFPDPTAQLAPGSLVAPMPGTVVRVAEGLTEGATVIAGQPLIWLEAMKMQHQISAPAAGTLTALHAEPGQQVEPGLLLAVVRPA